From Equus przewalskii isolate Varuska chromosome 7, EquPr2, whole genome shotgun sequence, one genomic window encodes:
- the LOC103546021 gene encoding tubulin alpha-3 chain-like isoform X1, which produces MGWQQKVGGPHWIANVLCAPQGALWPLQPKVRGPAARPPHPTPGPPSTFGDPQPSRQTCTQSESASRRAWSNSQWKAGILASVRPQALGTNGRRAAAGCPSAAAVDVEERLTSRSGGGGWELTMRECISIHVGQAGVQIGNACWELYCLEHGIQPDGQMPSDKTIGGGDDSFNTFFSETGAGKHVPRAVFVDLEPTVVDEVRTGTYRQLFHPEQLITGKEDAANNYARGHYTIGKEIVDLVLDRIRKLADLCTGLQGFLIFHSFGGGTGSGFASLLMERLSVDYGKKSKLEFAIYPAPQVSTAVVEPYNSILTTHTTLEHSDCAFMVDNEAIYDICRRNLDIERPTYTNLNRLIGQIVSSITASLRFDGALNVDLTEFQTNLVPYPRIHFPLATYAPVISAEKAYHEQLSVAEITNACFEPANQMVKCDPRHGKYMACCMLYRGDVVPKDVNAAIATIKTKRTIQFVDWCPTGFKVGINYQPPTVVPGGDLAKVQRAVCMLSNTTAIAEAWARLDHKFDLMYAKRAFVHWYVGEGMEEGEFSEAREDLAALEKDYEEVGVDSVEAEAEEGEEY; this is translated from the exons ATGGGATGGCAGCAGAAGGTTGGGGGGCCTCACTGGATTGCTAACGTCCTGTGCGCCCCCCAGGGGGCGCTGTGGCCACTCCAACCTAAGGTCCGAGGACCCGCCGCCCGCCCCCCGCACCCAACGCCCGGCCCTCCCTCCACCTTCGGTGACCCTCAACCTTCCCGCCAAACCTGCACCCAATCAGAAAGCGCCTCACGTCGCGCGTGGAGCAACAGCCAATGGAAAGCAGGAATCCTGGCGTCGGTCCGCCCCCAGGCGCTCGGAACCAATGGCCGCAGGGCGGCGGCGGGCTGCCCTTCCGCTGCGGCGGTTGACGTCGAGGAGCGGTTGACGTCgaggagcggcggcggcggctgggaGCTCACCATG CGTGAGTGCATCTCTATCCATGTGGGGCAGGCGGGGGTCCAGATCGGCAATGCCTGCTGGGAATTGTACTGCCTTGAACATGGAATTCAACCTGATGGTCAGATGCCAAGTGACAAAACCATCGGCGGTGGGGATGACTCGTTCAACACATTCTTCAGTGAGACTGGGGCTGGCAAGCATGTGCCCAGAGCTGTGTTTGTGGACCTGGAGCCCACCGTGGTCG ATGAAGTGCGCACAGGGACCTACAGGCAGCTCTTCCACCCGGAGCAGCTGATCACCGGGAAGGAAGACGCGGCCAATAATTACGCCAGAGGCCATTACACCATCGGCAAGGAGATCGTCGACCTGGTCCTGGACCGGATCCGCAAACTG gCGGATCTGTGCACGGGGCTGCAGGGCTTCCTCATCTTCCACAGCTTCGGGGGCGGCACCGGCTCTGGGTTTGCGTCTCTGCTCATGGAGCGGCTCTCCGTGGACTATGGCAAGAAGTCCAAGCTCGAATTTGCCATTTACCCAGCCCCCCAGGTTTCCACGGCCGTGGTGGAGCCCTACAACTCCATCCTGACCACTCACACGACCCTGGAACATTCTGATTGTGCCTTCATGGTGGACAACGAAGCCATCTACGACATATGTCGGCGCAACCTGGATATTGAGCGGCCCACATACACCAACCTCAATCGTCTGATCGGACAGATCGTGTCCTCCATCACGGCCTCCCTGCGGTTCGATGGGGCCCTGAATGTGGACTTGACGGAATTCCAGACCAACCTGGTCCCGTACCCCCGCATCCACTTCCCGCTGGCCACCTACGCCCCGGTTATCTCAGCCGAGAAGGCCTACCATGAGCAGCTGTCCGTGGCCGAGATCACCAATGCCTGCTTCGAGCCGGCCAACCAGATGGTCAAGTGTGACCCTCGCCATGGCAAGTACATGGCCTGCTGCATGTTGTACAGGGGCGACGTGGTCCCGAAAGATGTCAACGCGGCCATTGCCACCATCAAGACCAAGCGCACCATCCAGTTTGTGGATTGGTGTCCGACTGGATTTAAG GTGGGCATCAACTACCAGCCCCCCACGGTTGTGCCCGGGGGAGACCTGGCCAAGGTGCAGCGGGCAGTGTGCATGCTGAGCAACACCACCGCCATCGCCGAGGCCTGGGCCCGCCTGGACCATAAGTTCGATCTCATGTACGCAAAGCGAGCCTTTGTGCACTGGTACGTGGGGGAAGGCATGGAGGAAGGAGAGTTCTCTGAGGCCCGGGAGGACCTGGCAGCGCTGGAGAAGGACTACGAAGAGGTGGGCGTGGACTCCGTGGAAGCCGAGGCCGAAGAAGGGGAAGAATACTGA
- the LOC103546021 gene encoding tubulin alpha-3 chain-like isoform X2, giving the protein MPSDKTIGGGDDSFNTFFSETGAGKHVPRAVFVDLEPTVVDEVRTGTYRQLFHPEQLITGKEDAANNYARGHYTIGKEIVDLVLDRIRKLADLCTGLQGFLIFHSFGGGTGSGFASLLMERLSVDYGKKSKLEFAIYPAPQVSTAVVEPYNSILTTHTTLEHSDCAFMVDNEAIYDICRRNLDIERPTYTNLNRLIGQIVSSITASLRFDGALNVDLTEFQTNLVPYPRIHFPLATYAPVISAEKAYHEQLSVAEITNACFEPANQMVKCDPRHGKYMACCMLYRGDVVPKDVNAAIATIKTKRTIQFVDWCPTGFKVGINYQPPTVVPGGDLAKVQRAVCMLSNTTAIAEAWARLDHKFDLMYAKRAFVHWYVGEGMEEGEFSEAREDLAALEKDYEEVGVDSVEAEAEEGEEY; this is encoded by the exons ATGCCAAGTGACAAAACCATCGGCGGTGGGGATGACTCGTTCAACACATTCTTCAGTGAGACTGGGGCTGGCAAGCATGTGCCCAGAGCTGTGTTTGTGGACCTGGAGCCCACCGTGGTCG ATGAAGTGCGCACAGGGACCTACAGGCAGCTCTTCCACCCGGAGCAGCTGATCACCGGGAAGGAAGACGCGGCCAATAATTACGCCAGAGGCCATTACACCATCGGCAAGGAGATCGTCGACCTGGTCCTGGACCGGATCCGCAAACTG gCGGATCTGTGCACGGGGCTGCAGGGCTTCCTCATCTTCCACAGCTTCGGGGGCGGCACCGGCTCTGGGTTTGCGTCTCTGCTCATGGAGCGGCTCTCCGTGGACTATGGCAAGAAGTCCAAGCTCGAATTTGCCATTTACCCAGCCCCCCAGGTTTCCACGGCCGTGGTGGAGCCCTACAACTCCATCCTGACCACTCACACGACCCTGGAACATTCTGATTGTGCCTTCATGGTGGACAACGAAGCCATCTACGACATATGTCGGCGCAACCTGGATATTGAGCGGCCCACATACACCAACCTCAATCGTCTGATCGGACAGATCGTGTCCTCCATCACGGCCTCCCTGCGGTTCGATGGGGCCCTGAATGTGGACTTGACGGAATTCCAGACCAACCTGGTCCCGTACCCCCGCATCCACTTCCCGCTGGCCACCTACGCCCCGGTTATCTCAGCCGAGAAGGCCTACCATGAGCAGCTGTCCGTGGCCGAGATCACCAATGCCTGCTTCGAGCCGGCCAACCAGATGGTCAAGTGTGACCCTCGCCATGGCAAGTACATGGCCTGCTGCATGTTGTACAGGGGCGACGTGGTCCCGAAAGATGTCAACGCGGCCATTGCCACCATCAAGACCAAGCGCACCATCCAGTTTGTGGATTGGTGTCCGACTGGATTTAAG GTGGGCATCAACTACCAGCCCCCCACGGTTGTGCCCGGGGGAGACCTGGCCAAGGTGCAGCGGGCAGTGTGCATGCTGAGCAACACCACCGCCATCGCCGAGGCCTGGGCCCGCCTGGACCATAAGTTCGATCTCATGTACGCAAAGCGAGCCTTTGTGCACTGGTACGTGGGGGAAGGCATGGAGGAAGGAGAGTTCTCTGAGGCCCGGGAGGACCTGGCAGCGCTGGAGAAGGACTACGAAGAGGTGGGCGTGGACTCCGTGGAAGCCGAGGCCGAAGAAGGGGAAGAATACTGA